Proteins encoded together in one Oryzias latipes chromosome 11, ASM223467v1 window:
- the LOC101164572 gene encoding DEP domain-containing mTOR-interacting protein, translated as MGPCTAAVNGSKDKKAPESCGGPARPRLRSSSDGSIWTRRPVGAHGCSSCLVLSNPKSVLKRPVSTEELQTPGGPYMKKTFTIVGDAVGWGFVVRGARPCYVQAVEPCGPAAAAGMKVRQFVVSVNGLNVLDMDYRTVSHLILTGPRTVVMEVMEETDN; from the exons atgggaCCTTGTACAGCAG CGGTCAACGGCTCGAAGGACAAGAAAGCCCCAGAGAGCTGTGGGGGCCCAGCCAGACCTCGGCTGAGAAGCAGCAGCGATGGAAGCATCTGGACCAGGAGACCCGTTGGTGCACACGGCTGCTCCTCCTGCTTGGTGCTGTCCAACCCCAAATCAG TTCTGAAAAGACCAGTGAGCACGGAGGAGCTGCAGACACCAGGAGGCCCCTACATGAAGAAAACCTTCACA ATTGTAGGGGATGCAGTGGGTTGGGGGTTTGTGGTCCGAGGAGCCCGGCCGTGTTACGTCCAGGCCGTGGAGCCCTGTGGCCCTGCGGCTGCTGCAGGAATGAAG GTTCGCCAGTTTGTGGTGTCAGTTAACGGCCTGAACGTTCTAGACATGGATTACCGCACCGTCAGCCACCTGATCCTGACAGGGCCCAGGACGgtggtgatggaggtgatggaggagaCGGACAACTGA